Proteins found in one Deinococcus hopiensis KR-140 genomic segment:
- a CDS encoding transposase yields the protein MLTSCGRKQHRDNLQVVLSCFLEALGIFRFHASTAKSPGAISRFLNHQRWSLRTLLRVVRQHALDTFQASLGGRCGRPPLMEIIVDTTSIAKEGVFAELDGWIHTLNGIRGLHVVMLYLCCGDLRLPWGFKIWSVLATPSRPDLALRLVQHLPRAIRSRAKQVHLLADAGFGGATFMAGIRALGLEFTVGMRADRLTVSGQQRHHGAAASGLPPRSV from the coding sequence ATGCTCACTTCCTGTGGCCGCAAGCAGCATCGGGACAACCTGCAGGTCGTCCTGAGCTGCTTCCTGGAGGCGTTGGGGATCTTCCGGTTTCATGCGTCTACCGCAAAATCACCTGGGGCCATCAGCCGCTTTCTCAACCACCAGCGCTGGAGTTTGCGTACCCTCCTGCGAGTGGTGCGCCAACATGCCCTGGACACGTTCCAGGCCTCCCTGGGTGGACGCTGCGGGCGTCCACCGCTGATGGAGATCATCGTCGACACGACCTCCATCGCGAAAGAAGGCGTGTTTGCTGAACTGGACGGCTGGATCCATACCTTGAATGGGATCCGTGGCCTGCATGTCGTCATGCTGTACCTCTGCTGTGGGGACCTCCGTTTGCCCTGGGGGTTCAAGATCTGGTCTGTCTTAGCCACGCCCTCACGCCCAGACCTGGCGTTGCGGCTGGTTCAGCACCTCCCAAGAGCGATCCGCTCGCGAGCCAAACAGGTGCACCTTCTTGCAGATGCCGGGTTTGGCGGCGCCACCTTCATGGCTGGGATTCGAGCGCTCGGCCTGGAATTTACCGTGGGGATGCGGGCGGATCGGCTGACCGTAAGCGGTCAGCAAAGACATCACGGCGCAGCAGCGTCGGGTCTTCCTCCAAGGTCTGTCTGA
- a CDS encoding RRXRR domain-containing protein has product MRSNRVFVLNPDRTPLMPCTAKRARKMPEAGRAAMLPVHHHSQGRVRSPVSSSSL; this is encoded by the coding sequence ATGAGGTCAAACCGAGTGTTCGTTCTCAACCCAGACCGTACTCCGCTGATGCCATGCACGGCAAAAAGGGCGCGGAAGATGCCGGAAGCAGGGAGAGCTGCCATGCTACCCGTTCACCATCATTCTCAAGGCCGGGTCCGCTCGCCAGTCTCAAGCTCCTCGCTCTGA
- a CDS encoding IS630 family transposase, with protein MDEHRVGLKPLVGKQWSERGKAPTVRVQHRYEWLYISAFVCPQTGESQYWLLPTVNTAAFQAVLDRFALDTQAGKTREIILVLDGAGWHATPQLKCPPGIELVFLPPYSPELQPAERLWSLTDAPLKNRHFETLEDLTVLLAEQCRRLEQQRERIRSLTFFHWWPCITN; from the coding sequence ATGGATGAACACCGTGTGGGATTGAAACCCCTCGTCGGCAAACAATGGTCCGAGCGAGGCAAAGCACCGACCGTGCGTGTCCAACACCGGTATGAATGGCTCTATATCAGTGCGTTCGTCTGTCCTCAGACGGGAGAGAGCCAGTACTGGTTGTTGCCGACGGTCAATACGGCGGCCTTCCAGGCTGTGCTCGATCGCTTTGCCCTCGACACACAGGCTGGAAAGACGCGGGAGATCATCTTGGTCTTGGATGGTGCGGGGTGGCATGCCACGCCGCAGTTAAAGTGCCCACCGGGCATCGAGCTCGTCTTCTTGCCGCCCTACTCCCCAGAGTTGCAACCCGCCGAACGCCTTTGGTCCCTCACCGATGCTCCCTTGAAGAATCGTCACTTCGAAACCCTGGAAGACCTGACCGTGTTGCTTGCGGAGCAGTGTCGTCGGTTGGAACAGCAGAGGGAGAGAATCCGTTCTCTCACCTTCTTCCATTGGTGGCCTTGCATAACAAATTAA
- a CDS encoding GNAT family N-acetyltransferase, protein MHVLTHYTALAACQPQAQVLDDGQLLVVDSGLASDTFNVITCACLSASQASTRIKKAIQMFGNRPFSWWVGPQDQPAGLPELLVAEGLVHAEDETAMATDLTESTQVSSEPTTLHIRRVVNEEDLFGYAQVIAANWTPPDPEVKRFYGNAVNEVLRPASPVVLLIGCLEDQVVATAELCLSTDGTAGLYNVATRVEFRGRGIGSALTRRALRVAKAQGMHHVELQASKDGLSIYRRLGFVDVGQWREFKPSLGR, encoded by the coding sequence ATGCATGTACTTACCCATTACACGGCGCTTGCTGCCTGTCAACCGCAAGCCCAAGTTCTTGACGACGGTCAATTGCTGGTGGTCGACAGTGGCCTTGCGAGCGACACCTTTAACGTCATTACCTGTGCGTGCCTCAGCGCTTCACAGGCGTCGACCCGCATCAAGAAAGCCATTCAGATGTTTGGGAACCGTCCATTTTCCTGGTGGGTTGGTCCTCAGGACCAACCGGCGGGTCTGCCTGAGCTTCTTGTTGCCGAGGGTCTGGTTCACGCGGAAGACGAAACTGCGATGGCGACCGATTTGACAGAGTCCACTCAGGTTTCGAGTGAACCGACAACGCTGCATATTCGCCGTGTTGTGAACGAGGAGGATTTGTTTGGGTACGCTCAGGTAATCGCTGCGAACTGGACGCCTCCAGATCCCGAAGTCAAACGCTTTTACGGCAATGCCGTGAACGAGGTCTTGAGGCCGGCCAGTCCGGTGGTGCTCCTGATCGGCTGCCTTGAGGACCAGGTGGTCGCAACTGCCGAATTATGTCTCAGCACTGATGGAACAGCAGGTTTGTACAATGTTGCCACCCGTGTTGAGTTCCGTGGACGGGGAATTGGTTCAGCCTTGACAAGACGTGCTCTGCGGGTGGCCAAAGCGCAGGGCATGCACCACGTTGAGCTACAAGCCTCCAAGGACGGCCTATCGATCTATAGGCGTCTGGGCTTTGTTGATGTGGGCCAGTGGCGTGAATTTAAGCCAAGTCTCGGTCGTTGA
- a CDS encoding HNH endonuclease, with amino-acid sequence MELVSFDTQKMMNPDMEQGEDQKGTRFGTEVRAYLRQKWEDKCAYCGKKGEEVERLAPRSRGGSNRVTNLVWSCRKCNEAKGNLTLEEFLAKKPAVLRRIQQQQQTSLVDSAAVNATKYRLLDELKRFGYPVEMGSGAQTSSNRHQQGYEKAHWVDAACVGPSGEQVRVAPLKPLKVTRRGRGNRQMCGTNKYGFPIRHRSCQKVFFGFQTGNRVWAVVTSGKKAGTYSGRVSVRATGSFKLPQVDGLYHRFFSTLRKGDGYSDSFSERQVRSPPFLPLLQARGGKGAFGEG; translated from the coding sequence ATGGAGTTGGTCAGCTTCGATACCCAGAAGATGATGAACCCCGACATGGAGCAGGGGGAAGACCAGAAAGGAACCCGGTTCGGCACCGAGGTCCGCGCCTACTTGCGGCAGAAATGGGAGGACAAGTGCGCCTACTGCGGGAAGAAGGGCGAGGAAGTGGAGCGTCTTGCCCCCCGGAGTCGGGGTGGCTCCAACCGCGTCACCAACCTGGTCTGGTCCTGCCGGAAGTGCAACGAAGCCAAAGGCAACCTGACCCTTGAAGAGTTCCTGGCGAAGAAGCCCGCCGTGCTGCGGAGGATTCAGCAACAGCAGCAAACCAGCCTTGTGGATTCCGCTGCGGTCAACGCGACGAAGTACCGCCTGCTGGACGAGTTGAAGCGGTTCGGCTACCCCGTGGAAATGGGCAGCGGAGCACAGACCAGCTCCAACCGCCACCAGCAAGGCTACGAAAAGGCGCACTGGGTTGATGCGGCGTGCGTCGGGCCGTCGGGCGAGCAAGTACGGGTCGCGCCCCTGAAGCCGCTGAAGGTCACCCGTAGGGGGCGGGGAAATCGTCAGATGTGCGGCACAAACAAATACGGATTCCCCATCCGGCACCGGAGCTGCCAGAAGGTGTTCTTCGGCTTTCAAACGGGGAACAGGGTGTGGGCCGTCGTGACGTCGGGCAAGAAGGCGGGGACGTATAGCGGGCGTGTCTCCGTCCGTGCCACGGGCAGCTTCAAGCTTCCGCAGGTGGACGGCCTTTATCATCGATTTTTCTCGACCTTGCGCAAAGGAGATGGCTACAGCGACAGCTTTTCGGAGCGCCAAGTGCGCTCGCCCCCTTTCCTCCCCTTGCTTCAGGCAAGGGGAGGAAAGGGGGCCTTTGGTGAGGGCTGA
- a CDS encoding alpha-glucosidase/alpha-galactosidase (catalyses the hydrolysis of terminal non-reducing alpha-D-galactose residues in alpha-D-galactosides): MRALRTVPVLLDMSRDMERLCPDTLHLNYVNPMAMNIAGLARQSQIKTVGLCHSVQHTASELAADLGIPVEETDFLCAGINHMAFYLKFEHRGEDLYPRPMQIAEEGRAPAWNRVRYEMLRRLGYFVTESSEHFAEYVPYFIKRGREDLIERFGVPLDEYPRRCEAQIGGWEDLREKLQDPGAPLEVKRSVEYGSLILHSMVTGQPRVVYGNVMNDGGLISNLPHDCSVELPCLVDRQGVQPTRIGRIPPQLAALMQTNINVQALTVEALVTGRREHIYHAAMLDPHTAAELDLSQIWSLVDDLLREHGDFVPRELQAAD; this comes from the coding sequence ATGCGGGCGCTCCGAACTGTGCCGGTGCTACTGGACATGAGCCGCGACATGGAGCGCCTGTGCCCGGACACCCTGCACCTGAACTACGTGAACCCGATGGCGATGAATATCGCCGGACTGGCGCGGCAGTCGCAGATCAAGACGGTAGGCCTGTGTCACAGCGTGCAGCACACGGCCTCGGAACTCGCAGCGGACCTCGGCATTCCCGTGGAGGAAACCGACTTCCTGTGCGCAGGGATCAACCACATGGCCTTTTACCTGAAGTTCGAGCATAGGGGTGAGGACCTGTACCCGCGCCCGATGCAGATTGCCGAGGAAGGCCGCGCACCCGCCTGGAACCGGGTGCGTTACGAGATGCTGCGCCGCCTGGGATACTTCGTGACCGAAAGCAGCGAGCACTTCGCGGAGTACGTGCCGTACTTCATCAAGCGCGGGCGAGAAGACCTGATCGAACGCTTCGGCGTGCCGCTGGACGAGTACCCCCGCCGCTGCGAGGCACAGATTGGCGGCTGGGAGGACCTGCGCGAGAAGTTGCAGGACCCAGGCGCTCCGCTAGAAGTCAAGCGCAGCGTGGAGTACGGCTCGCTGATCTTGCACAGCATGGTGACCGGCCAGCCCCGGGTCGTGTACGGCAACGTGATGAATGACGGTGGACTCATCAGCAACCTGCCGCACGACTGCTCAGTGGAACTGCCCTGCCTGGTGGACCGCCAGGGCGTCCAGCCTACCCGCATCGGGCGTATACCCCCGCAGCTCGCCGCCCTGATGCAGACGAACATCAACGTGCAGGCCCTGACGGTGGAGGCGCTGGTCACCGGCAGGCGCGAACATATCTACCACGCGGCGATGCTGGACCCCCACACCGCCGCCGAGCTGGACCTCAGTCAGATCTGGAGTCTGGTGGACGACCTGCTGAGGGAACACGGCGACTTCGTGCCGCGCGAGTTGCAGGCAGCAGACTGA